A region of Paenibacillus sp. 37 DNA encodes the following proteins:
- a CDS encoding sugar ABC transporter permease has product MKTRNNPLRLALSYVLLVIIAIVSIYPVLWIFLSSLRPGAALFSERLWPEAFTLTHYGELFNNPSFMYGRWYMNTLKIAFFTMIFSTLMVTLGMYALSRFRFRGRKTILSTMLILGMFPSFMSMIAIYIILLQVKLLDTHAALILVYSSGAVLGGFIVKGFFDTIPRSLDEAARMDGASHLRVFTSIILPLSKPMLTYVALTSFTGAWMDFIFARLVLRTKENWTLAVGMWDLVNRYQDSNFTMFAAGAVLIAIPITLLFVFLQRFLVQGLTAGASKG; this is encoded by the coding sequence ATGAAGACACGTAATAATCCGCTGCGTCTGGCCCTGAGTTATGTGTTATTGGTGATTATCGCTATTGTCTCCATCTACCCGGTACTCTGGATCTTTCTCTCTTCCCTGAGACCGGGTGCGGCATTGTTCAGTGAACGGTTGTGGCCCGAAGCATTCACGCTGACTCATTACGGTGAACTGTTCAATAATCCGTCCTTTATGTATGGAAGATGGTATATGAATACGCTGAAAATTGCCTTTTTCACGATGATCTTCTCCACGTTGATGGTGACACTCGGAATGTACGCACTGTCCCGCTTCCGCTTCCGTGGACGTAAAACCATTCTCTCCACCATGCTGATTCTTGGCATGTTCCCAAGCTTTATGAGCATGATTGCGATCTATATCATTTTGCTGCAAGTCAAATTGCTCGATACCCACGCTGCGCTCATTCTGGTCTATTCTTCAGGAGCGGTACTCGGTGGATTTATCGTCAAAGGTTTCTTTGATACGATTCCCCGCAGTCTGGATGAAGCGGCCCGCATGGATGGTGCGAGTCATCTGCGTGTATTTACCAGCATCATCCTGCCCTTATCCAAGCCAATGCTGACCTATGTGGCATTAACCAGTTTTACTGGTGCGTGGATGGACTTTATCTTCGCCCGCCTGGTATTGCGGACGAAGGAAAACTGGACGCTGGCGGTGGGGATGTGGGATCTGGTCAATCGGTATCAGGACAGTAACTTTACCATGTTTGCTGCGGGGGCGGTTCTGATCGCCATCCCAATTACCCTGCTGTTTGTTTTCTTGCAACGATTCCTTGTTCAAGGTCTGACGGCAGGAGCTTCCAAAGGTTAA
- a CDS encoding MFS transporter, with translation MGINPSSEPEVMGYQGGQAALQNAKTPRTLWRNVTFRRILYGYAISVFGDCFNGIAISLWVLQTTGSAKSMAAVQICNMAVSFLFGSVAGTVADRLDRRKLMLASDVFRGVMAVLIAISLFGWHAPFPVVLLLLSLSMFSSLFQAPAFHASVASMVGREHIQQATGTIHMVDNLARISGLAAAGVAVAAFGGFVAILITGATFLLSAVCVLMAGRFPVVQRSVSQQTTFVQEWRSSFGYIYRNRLIRSIVLLNPVLILFFMSAMMLVQVMAVKVWEANPVQFGLIETCIPLGYMIGSALLIASGKRLKRRGRWVFIGLIVLGPLYILLANVSSPIMALPLIVAGGAMFACCTMLTQIMLRTAVPDELQGRVYGVVGTITSTAPILGLTVVSVLADQWGAASVLQGVGILLLATGILAATTLKSIRTYQ, from the coding sequence ATGGGCATAAACCCGTCCAGTGAGCCCGAGGTTATGGGATATCAAGGAGGACAAGCTGCATTGCAAAATGCCAAGACTCCGCGAACGCTTTGGCGTAATGTTACCTTTCGGAGAATCTTGTATGGCTATGCGATCTCCGTATTCGGGGATTGCTTCAACGGGATTGCGATCAGTCTGTGGGTGTTACAGACCACAGGGAGTGCAAAGAGCATGGCGGCCGTACAGATCTGTAATATGGCCGTCAGTTTTTTATTTGGATCGGTGGCGGGTACGGTTGCAGACCGATTGGATCGCAGGAAGCTGATGCTGGCCTCGGATGTATTCCGCGGCGTAATGGCTGTGCTGATTGCGATTAGCTTATTTGGTTGGCATGCGCCGTTCCCGGTGGTACTGCTGTTGCTCTCACTCTCCATGTTTTCAAGCCTGTTTCAGGCACCTGCATTCCACGCCTCTGTAGCAAGTATGGTAGGCAGGGAGCATATTCAACAAGCAACCGGAACCATTCATATGGTGGATAATCTTGCCCGGATCAGCGGTCTTGCCGCGGCGGGAGTTGCTGTGGCTGCGTTTGGAGGATTCGTCGCCATATTAATTACAGGGGCAACCTTCCTATTGTCCGCAGTCTGTGTGCTGATGGCAGGCCGCTTTCCTGTGGTACAGCGATCCGTTAGTCAGCAGACCACGTTTGTTCAGGAATGGCGCAGTTCGTTCGGCTACATTTATCGGAATCGTCTAATTCGATCCATTGTATTGCTCAATCCGGTGCTAATCTTGTTTTTCATGTCTGCCATGATGCTGGTTCAAGTGATGGCGGTCAAGGTATGGGAGGCGAATCCGGTACAGTTTGGATTAATTGAGACCTGTATTCCGCTTGGATATATGATTGGCTCTGCACTGCTGATTGCTTCGGGAAAACGATTGAAGCGAAGAGGAAGATGGGTATTTATCGGTCTGATTGTATTAGGACCACTCTATATTTTACTGGCGAATGTATCCTCACCAATCATGGCGTTGCCGTTAATCGTGGCCGGAGGTGCGATGTTCGCCTGCTGTACGATGCTCACTCAGATTATGCTGAGGACAGCCGTTCCAGACGAGCTGCAAGGAAGGGTCTATGGTGTCGTTGGAACAATCACCAGTACAGCGCCTATTCTGGGATTGACTGTTGTCTCCGTATTGGCAGATCAGTGGGGGGCAGCTTCTGTGCTGCAAGGCGTGGGCATACTGCTGCTGGCGACAGGTATTCTGGCCGCTACAACCTTGAAGTCGATCCGAACCTATCAATAA